The proteins below come from a single Nocardioides eburneiflavus genomic window:
- a CDS encoding carboxypeptidase regulatory-like domain-containing protein, which yields MHVRLRRPSAALISTTLAASVLGLAPAAHAADGTLSGTVTGSGAAELVDVEVELFEYNDVDQYWEGIDYTYTGEDGSYSFVVPAGSYRIGFNDYQNGFVSEYYEDAESVREADTVVVPSAGTFVADAELAEGAHITGAVTGPGGTDLAEVYVTAYEPVEEDGYVYYNWAGSAWTDVDGTYDIHGLAGGSYVVGFRDGFFEESQTYAAEYYDDATTRVEADVVTVAAQGTASDIDAELGLDAAFSGRVTDSTGAGVEDAWVDALIKVGDEWEYTESAYTAADGSYVLDGLRAGTYRVEIGGRVGAEYAYEYWNDKGRIENADDVVVTVGTETPGVDAVLVPGEHDAETTVTNTALPTISGAPVVGSTLTASVGSWTPAPTEYYYDWLRDGEFIPDAYGSTYVPTAADIGKKITVLVTAGADDYFYGHAESVPTAPVTAAVTVTTPTTTPTPTPTPTVDVPAALAAIVAGLDVSGKPKVGKTVKVTGLDKLFRSSTAVSYKFQWFAGKKKIAKATKSKLKITRAMKGKKLSVKVTAKAASTTRSVKLKVGKVR from the coding sequence ATGCATGTACGCCTGCGCCGGCCATCCGCCGCGCTGATCTCGACGACGCTGGCCGCCAGCGTCCTGGGCCTCGCGCCCGCCGCCCATGCCGCCGACGGCACCCTGAGCGGGACCGTCACCGGCTCGGGCGCCGCCGAGCTCGTCGACGTCGAGGTCGAGCTGTTCGAGTACAACGACGTCGACCAGTACTGGGAGGGCATCGACTACACGTACACCGGCGAGGACGGCAGCTACTCCTTCGTGGTTCCGGCTGGGTCCTACCGCATCGGCTTCAACGACTACCAGAACGGCTTCGTGTCGGAGTACTACGAGGACGCCGAGTCGGTGCGGGAGGCCGACACCGTCGTCGTGCCGAGCGCGGGGACGTTCGTGGCCGACGCCGAGCTGGCCGAGGGTGCCCACATCACCGGCGCGGTGACCGGACCGGGTGGGACGGACCTCGCGGAGGTCTACGTCACCGCCTATGAGCCGGTGGAGGAGGACGGCTACGTCTACTACAACTGGGCGGGCTCTGCGTGGACCGACGTGGACGGGACCTACGACATCCACGGCCTGGCCGGCGGCAGCTACGTCGTCGGGTTCAGGGACGGCTTCTTCGAGGAGTCCCAGACCTACGCCGCCGAGTACTACGACGACGCGACGACCCGGGTCGAGGCCGACGTCGTGACCGTCGCGGCGCAGGGCACGGCGTCCGACATCGACGCGGAGCTCGGCCTCGACGCCGCGTTCTCCGGCCGGGTCACCGACTCGACCGGCGCCGGCGTCGAGGACGCCTGGGTCGACGCCCTGATCAAGGTCGGTGACGAGTGGGAGTACACCGAGAGCGCCTACACCGCCGCCGACGGGTCGTACGTCCTCGACGGCCTGCGCGCCGGTACCTACCGCGTGGAGATCGGCGGCCGCGTCGGCGCCGAGTACGCCTACGAGTACTGGAACGACAAGGGTCGCATCGAGAACGCGGACGACGTCGTCGTCACGGTCGGCACCGAGACCCCAGGCGTCGACGCCGTCCTGGTGCCGGGTGAGCACGACGCCGAGACGACCGTGACCAACACGGCCCTCCCGACGATCAGCGGTGCGCCGGTGGTGGGCTCGACGCTCACCGCCTCCGTGGGCAGCTGGACGCCGGCGCCGACGGAGTACTACTACGACTGGCTGCGCGACGGCGAGTTCATCCCCGACGCGTACGGCTCGACGTACGTGCCGACCGCGGCGGACATCGGCAAGAAGATCACCGTCCTCGTGACGGCCGGCGCCGACGACTACTTCTACGGCCACGCCGAGTCGGTCCCGACCGCGCCGGTGACCGCCGCTGTGACCGTCACGACGCCGACCACGACGCCCACGCCGACGCCCACCCCGACGGTCGACGTCCCGGCCGCGCTGGCCGCGATCGTCGCCGGGCTGGACGTGTCCGGCAAGCCCAAGGTCGGCAAGACCGTGAAGGTCACCGGCCTCGACAAGCTCTTCCGCAGCAGCACCGCGGTGAGCTACAAGTTCCAGTGGTTCGCCGGCAAGAAGAAGATCGCGAAGGCGACGAAGTCCAAGCTCAAGATCACCAGGGCCATGAAGGGCAAGAAGCTCTCGGTCAAGGTGACCGCCAAGGCCGCGTCGACCACACGGTCGGTCAAGCTCAAGGTCGGCAAGGTCCGCTGA
- a CDS encoding DUF6458 family protein, which yields MGIGIGILLLVIGLILLFAINEFPASVQEVVEPTTVGWILVIAGVLALVLALVMNNQRSRTTHVEERRDM from the coding sequence ATGGGTATCGGAATCGGCATCCTCCTGCTCGTCATCGGCCTGATCCTGCTCTTCGCCATCAACGAGTTCCCCGCCTCGGTCCAGGAGGTCGTCGAGCCGACCACGGTCGGCTGGATCCTGGTGATCGCGGGCGTCCTCGCCCTCGTCCTCGCGCTCGTGATGAACAACCAGCGCTCCAGGACCACCCACGTGGAGGAGCGCCGGGACATGTGA
- a CDS encoding response regulator transcription factor, which produces MIRLLLADDQALVRGALAALLDLESDLEVVAQVGRGDEVVEAARASGAEVCLLDIEMPGLNGIDAAAAVRRELPGVRSLVVTTFGRPGYVRRAIEAGASGFVVKDTPARQLADAVRRVHSGLRVIDPDLAAESLIDGPSPLTGRERELLTYALDGSPVATIAARVHLSEGTVRNHLSAAIGKTGATTRSEAARIAQDRGWL; this is translated from the coding sequence GTGATCAGGCTGCTGCTCGCCGACGACCAGGCCCTCGTCCGCGGCGCGCTGGCCGCGCTGCTCGACCTCGAGTCGGACCTCGAGGTCGTCGCCCAGGTCGGTCGCGGCGACGAGGTCGTCGAGGCGGCCCGCGCCTCGGGGGCCGAGGTGTGCCTGCTCGACATCGAGATGCCGGGCCTCAACGGCATCGACGCCGCTGCGGCCGTACGCCGGGAGCTGCCGGGCGTACGGTCGCTGGTCGTGACGACGTTCGGTCGGCCGGGCTACGTGCGCCGGGCCATCGAGGCCGGGGCGTCGGGGTTCGTCGTCAAGGACACGCCCGCCCGGCAGCTCGCCGACGCCGTGCGCCGCGTCCACTCCGGGCTGCGCGTCATCGACCCGGACCTCGCGGCCGAGTCGCTGATCGACGGGCCGAGCCCGCTCACCGGACGCGAGCGCGAGCTGCTCACGTACGCCCTCGACGGGTCACCCGTCGCCACGATCGCCGCGCGTGTGCACCTGTCGGAGGGCACGGTCCGCAACCACCTGTCCGCGGCGATCGGCAAGACCGGCGCGACCACGCGCAGCGAGGCCGCGCGGATCGCCCAGGACCGCGGCTGGCTCTAG
- a CDS encoding sensor histidine kinase, translated as MTTSPAAQPLPDNPWEKWGWAFAAIWLVFLAFPITAVLDSGVPVAAQVAALLCIAGFAVANVLGYSHHRSTWLCLGVMVLLALATLPVIGIGVISYAPYLAILSALELPSPAWKWAVGFWAAFPLLSLLDIDDFPTFFFLMLWPIMIGGVMLRIFGEREQLAYAARGEHAIVAERERVARDVHDVLGHSLTALSVKAELAARLIDLDPARAKEELESIQATARQALAEVRATVGGLRAGNLEAELAAAPRVLADAGVTTRVEGSVADTDPRHRALLAWVLREAVTNVVRHARARSVVIELGPGGIAVTDDGAGCDGPEGNGLRGMRERVAGAGGTLSLAPASPGTRVEVALP; from the coding sequence GTGACGACGTCGCCCGCCGCCCAGCCCCTCCCCGACAACCCGTGGGAGAAGTGGGGCTGGGCGTTCGCCGCGATCTGGCTCGTCTTCCTCGCCTTCCCCATCACCGCCGTCCTGGACTCGGGCGTGCCCGTGGCCGCACAGGTGGCGGCCCTGCTCTGCATCGCCGGGTTCGCCGTCGCCAACGTGCTGGGCTACTCCCACCACCGCAGCACCTGGCTGTGCCTGGGCGTGATGGTGCTCCTGGCGCTGGCGACCCTGCCGGTGATCGGCATCGGCGTCATCTCCTACGCGCCCTACCTGGCGATCCTCTCCGCGCTCGAGCTGCCAAGCCCCGCCTGGAAGTGGGCCGTCGGCTTCTGGGCGGCGTTCCCGCTGCTGTCCCTGCTCGACATCGACGACTTCCCGACCTTCTTCTTCCTCATGCTCTGGCCGATCATGATCGGGGGCGTGATGCTGCGCATCTTCGGCGAGCGCGAGCAGCTCGCCTACGCGGCCCGCGGCGAGCACGCCATCGTCGCCGAGCGCGAGCGCGTCGCGCGCGACGTGCACGACGTGCTCGGGCACTCGCTCACCGCGCTCTCGGTGAAGGCGGAGCTCGCCGCCCGCCTCATCGACCTCGATCCCGCCCGCGCCAAGGAGGAGCTGGAGTCGATCCAGGCCACCGCCCGCCAGGCGCTCGCCGAGGTGCGGGCCACCGTCGGCGGCCTGCGCGCCGGCAACCTCGAGGCCGAGCTCGCGGCCGCGCCCCGGGTGCTCGCCGACGCCGGCGTCACGACGCGGGTCGAGGGCAGCGTCGCCGACACCGATCCGCGCCACCGGGCCCTGCTGGCCTGGGTGCTGCGCGAGGCGGTCACCAACGTCGTACGCCACGCGCGGGCGCGGTCGGTGGTGATCGAGCTCGGCCCCGGCGGGATCGCCGTGACCGACGACGGTGCGGGCTGCGACGGCCCCGAGGGCAACGGGCTGCGCGGGATGCGGGAGCGGGTGGCGGGAGCTGGCGGCACGCTCAGCCTCGCGCCCGCCTCACCGGGCACCCGGGTGGAGGTGGCGCTCCCGTGA
- a CDS encoding ABC transporter permease, whose amino-acid sequence MTTTITDTPAPAAVRTVRRPEMTTYARLDLRRQLRDRIGMFFVVGLPTFMFLVFGLGSDDPVGSGNVAMYVMISMAAYGAVTATTSVAGSAATEQVMGWGRQLGLTPMRPVAFVAAKAAVAMAVAAVPVVAIYAIGAATGAQGHWTDWVLSGALVWFGSALFAVYGLAICLAFRGPNAPGIASGMIVVLAFLGNVFTPMSGFMLDLGRLTPLYGYVALARFPLTDGHLPIAGSDPLWLPVANVLAWTVIFALMALWGVRRSRART is encoded by the coding sequence ATGACGACGACGATCACCGACACGCCCGCCCCGGCGGCGGTCCGCACCGTCCGGCGACCAGAGATGACGACGTACGCCCGCCTCGACCTGCGCCGGCAGCTGCGCGACCGGATCGGGATGTTCTTCGTCGTCGGCCTGCCGACCTTCATGTTCCTCGTCTTCGGCCTCGGGTCCGACGACCCGGTCGGCAGCGGCAACGTCGCGATGTACGTGATGATCTCGATGGCCGCGTACGGCGCCGTCACCGCGACCACGAGCGTCGCCGGCAGCGCCGCGACCGAGCAGGTCATGGGGTGGGGGCGCCAGCTCGGCCTGACTCCGATGCGACCGGTCGCCTTCGTGGCGGCCAAGGCTGCCGTGGCGATGGCTGTCGCCGCTGTCCCGGTCGTCGCGATCTATGCCATCGGCGCCGCCACCGGCGCGCAGGGCCACTGGACCGACTGGGTGCTGTCGGGGGCCCTGGTGTGGTTCGGCTCGGCGCTGTTCGCGGTCTACGGCCTGGCGATCTGCCTGGCGTTCCGCGGCCCGAACGCCCCGGGCATCGCGTCGGGGATGATCGTGGTGCTGGCCTTCCTCGGCAACGTCTTCACGCCGATGAGCGGGTTCATGCTCGACCTGGGACGGTTGACCCCGCTCTACGGCTACGTCGCGCTGGCCCGGTTCCCGCTCACCGACGGGCACCTCCCGATCGCCGGGAGCGACCCGTTGTGGCTCCCGGTCGCTAACGTGCTCGCGTGGACGGTGATCTTCGCGCTGATGGCGCTGTGGGGCGTGCGCCGGAGCCGGGCGCGCACGTGA
- a CDS encoding ABC transporter ATP-binding protein, translated as MTIPAIRATGLRKQFRSTDGTEVLAVDDVDLTVHPGEIVAFLGPNGAGKTTTVDMLLGLTRPDAGTIEVYGTTPAEAVRQGRVSAVMQTGGLLNDFTVQETVRAIAALHGRSDRVEVVLERARLTELAGRRVEACSGGEQQRLKFALALLPDPDLVVLDEPTTGMDVGSRQEFWRTMRADAAAGRTIVFATHYLAEADEFAQRTVLMARGRIVHDAATADVRAAYGGRTLTFRPPAEVVDPDGIDADWLARVHAALEPLGVTDVDVSAASLESAFLALTTELEGATR; from the coding sequence ATGACGATTCCCGCCATCCGCGCCACGGGGCTGCGCAAGCAGTTCCGATCCACCGACGGCACCGAGGTCCTCGCGGTCGACGACGTCGACCTCACCGTCCACCCCGGCGAGATCGTCGCCTTCCTCGGCCCCAACGGCGCGGGCAAGACGACGACCGTCGACATGCTGCTCGGGCTGACCCGCCCCGACGCCGGCACGATCGAGGTCTATGGCACGACGCCGGCCGAGGCCGTCCGACAGGGCCGCGTGTCCGCGGTGATGCAGACCGGTGGCCTGCTCAACGACTTCACCGTCCAGGAGACGGTGCGCGCGATCGCCGCCCTGCACGGGCGCTCCGACCGGGTGGAGGTGGTGCTCGAGCGGGCCCGCCTCACCGAGCTGGCCGGGCGCCGGGTCGAGGCGTGCTCCGGCGGCGAGCAGCAACGGCTGAAGTTCGCGCTGGCGCTGCTGCCGGACCCCGACCTGGTCGTGCTCGACGAGCCGACGACCGGCATGGATGTCGGATCCCGCCAGGAGTTCTGGCGGACGATGCGCGCCGACGCAGCAGCCGGGCGCACGATCGTGTTCGCCACGCACTACCTCGCCGAAGCCGACGAGTTCGCCCAGCGGACCGTCCTGATGGCCCGCGGGCGGATCGTCCACGACGCCGCGACCGCCGACGTGCGGGCGGCGTACGGGGGGCGCACCCTCACCTTCCGGCCGCCGGCCGAGGTCGTCGACCCCGACGGCATCGACGCCGACTGGCTGGCCAGGGTGCACGCCGCGCTCGAGCCCCTCGGCGTGACCGACGTGGACGTCTCCGCCGCGAGCCTCGAGTCGGCCTTCCTCGCCCTGACCACCGAGCTCGAAGGAGCCACCCGATGA